The Apis mellifera strain DH4 linkage group LG13, Amel_HAv3.1, whole genome shotgun sequence genome includes a region encoding these proteins:
- the LOC724728 gene encoding NF-kappa-B essential modulator, with amino-acid sequence MESNEEKKLSLQEQDSTKLLSINSKLYAEPESHLQSLGFIINNGKARFKLDEEASLYSKAAISNFCDVDSDDSLSFVVLGKDSLNSIQQSSLASYVDIQQKCMSVDYNSMIASWDTAEVHQKLNELLQENTKLKETLKQNNIAMKQQFNVLATWQEEIMRVHQNHKKKFAETRELINYLKKENTELKMKLASGLTSYTETGCEFLDISERQNDTKEKKISSFESEFSKSVLHELESILNENSDKSMLASKTATSTQKIPELDKQNDDKQLLEGERIAFNKEKEMLEEEKKLLDNRKKNLDLEYKNLNDAKALLQQERIGLQEEQTSLDQQSQLYEMQYKKTLETEKKKFEVKYDQLIAELGIMHQSVEKKESRMKELENDLTRHKEDIILLQTQLKLYEEDFRHERKLKETLLEEKNALNADLRKQIEFNDRLQEQINSLYPIVPGNQNRTTELQPPLLSSFSCPKCECIFRNMSELENHITQCISLD; translated from the exons ATGGAatcaaatgaagaaaaaaagcttTCATTACAAGAACAAGACTCGACCAAATTGTTGAGTATCAATTCCAAATTGTATGCTGAACCAGAAAGCCACTTACAAAGTCttggttttattataaacaatggaAAAGctagatttaaattagatgAGGAAGCATCTTTGTATTCTAAAGCagcaatatcaaatttttgtgATGTTGATTCAGATGATTCGTTATCATTTGTGGTATTGGGTAAAGACTCGTTAAATTCTATCCAACAATCATCACTTGCATCGTATGTTGATATTCAACAAAAGTGTATGTCTGTT GACTATAATTCTATGATTGCATCATGGGATACAGCAGAAGtacatcaaaaattaaatgagtTATTGCAAGAAAAcacgaaattaaaagaaacattgAAACAGAATAATATAGCAATGAAACaacaatttaatgttttagcTACTTGGCAAGAAGAAATTATGAGAGTAcatcaaaatcataaaaaaaagtttgctGAGACtagagaattaataaattaccttaaaaaggaaaatactgaattaaaaatgaaacttgCTTCTGGATTAACCAGTTATACAGAAACAGGATGTGAG TTTCTTGATATAAGTGAAAGACAAAatgatacaaaagaaaaaaaaatatctagttTTGAAAGTGAATTCAGTAAATCAGTTCTTCATGAATTGGAAtcaatattgaatgaaaatagcGACAAAAGTATGTTAGCATCAAAAACTGCAACTTCTACTCAAAAAATTCCAGAATTAGATAAACAAAATGATGATAAACAATTAttggaaggagaaagaattgcatttaataaggaaaaagaaatgcttgaagaagaaaaaaaattacttgataatcgaaaaaagaatcttgatttagaatataaaaatttaaatgatgctAAAGCACTTCTACAACAAGAAAGAATAGGTTTGCAAGAAGAACAAACTTCTTTAGATCAACAGAGTCAATTATATGAAATGCAATATAAAAAGACAttagaaacagaaaaaaagaaatttgaagtaAAATATGATCAATTAATTGCTGAACTTGGTATCATGCATCAAagtgtggaaaaaaaagaatcgcgtATGAAAGAACTAGAGAATGATTTAACACGACAT aaagaagatattattttattacaaacacAGTTAAAACTTTATGAAGAAGATTTTAGACATGAGAGAAAACTTAAAGAAACATtattagaagagaaaaatgcaCTGAATGCAGATTTACGAAAACAGATAGAATTTAATGATCGATTGCAAGAACAAATTAACTCTCTGTATCCGATTGTACCCGGAAATCAA aatagaaCAACTGAATTACAACCaccattattatcatcattttcaTGTCCAAAATGTGAGTGCATATTTAGAAACATGAGTGAGTTGGAAAATCATATTACTCAATGTATAAGTTTAgactaa